Proteins from a genomic interval of Actinoalloteichus hymeniacidonis:
- a CDS encoding CdiA C-terminal domain-containing protein, with protein MTGFDRVATSLRHVKSETESAAAELSGIDRELGELLTRLDGVARGSTAAEMADVPKLIEQARVEIDNARTRYRNTAGRIHAYLAEHGHSPTSGTTALVGAREPTPRSAESARHNETIPLPNITPPHQPAGTVTDDPATWPGRIREPTGDEAFSPEEQSVAERLARLDEVEIVIQPPGSHRTPDAVIDGVGVEFKTLTDPNPDAERVKNTLNRSVRKGGQGTEIIIDGRRTTLTEADAIRGTFRFLRAPGNARKLARIRIWGADFDFEWKRGS; from the coding sequence ATGACCGGGTTCGACAGAGTGGCAACGAGTCTGCGACATGTCAAGAGCGAGACCGAATCGGCCGCCGCGGAACTAAGCGGTATCGATCGTGAGCTCGGTGAGCTGCTTACTAGGCTGGACGGTGTCGCACGGGGTTCGACCGCCGCCGAGATGGCCGACGTCCCGAAGCTGATCGAACAGGCCCGCGTCGAGATCGATAACGCGAGAACGCGATATCGGAATACCGCAGGCCGAATTCATGCTTATCTCGCCGAGCATGGGCACAGCCCGACGTCGGGCACGACGGCGTTGGTGGGTGCCCGCGAACCGACGCCTCGATCGGCCGAGTCGGCGCGACACAACGAGACGATTCCGCTGCCGAACATCACCCCGCCACATCAACCGGCGGGCACGGTGACCGACGATCCAGCCACCTGGCCGGGGCGGATCCGAGAGCCGACCGGCGACGAGGCCTTCAGCCCGGAGGAACAATCCGTCGCCGAGCGTCTGGCCCGCCTCGATGAGGTGGAGATCGTCATTCAACCGCCGGGCTCGCATCGGACTCCGGACGCGGTGATCGATGGCGTCGGTGTCGAGTTCAAGACACTCACCGATCCCAACCCGGACGCCGAGCGGGTGAAGAACACCTTGAACCGTTCGGTGCGCAAGGGCGGTCAGGGCACGGAGATCATCATCGATGGCCGCCGGACGACCCTGACCGAGGCGGACGCAATCCGAGGTACCTTCCGGTTCCTCCGGGCGCCGGGAAATGCGCGAAAACTGGCAAGAATCCGGATCTGGGGTGCAGATTTCGACTTCGAATGGAAGCGGGGAAGTTAG
- a CDS encoding ABC transporter permease, whose product MIQGLFDWLGDPANWQGTTGVPIRLVEHLVYCAIAIGLAAAIAVPLGLYIGHTGRGGVFLVGIGNAMRALPTLGLVTFLYLVLGGTQTATVVGLVVLAVPPILAGTYAGVQDVDRRVVDAASGVGMTGWQRLWQVEFPNALPLLFGGLRNAVLQVVATATVAAYVGLGGLGRLLLDGIREPDYSQVLASALLVALLALILDAVLATVQWLVVPRGLRPAAKPHRRRRQATPTDGEPANAAVAGTRP is encoded by the coding sequence ATGATCCAGGGACTGTTCGACTGGTTGGGCGACCCGGCGAACTGGCAGGGCACGACCGGCGTTCCCATCCGGCTGGTGGAGCATCTGGTCTACTGCGCCATCGCCATCGGGCTGGCGGCCGCGATCGCCGTGCCGCTGGGGCTCTACATCGGCCACACCGGCCGGGGCGGTGTGTTCCTCGTCGGAATCGGCAACGCGATGCGGGCGCTACCCACCCTGGGACTGGTGACCTTCCTGTATCTGGTGCTCGGCGGCACGCAGACCGCCACCGTGGTGGGCCTGGTCGTGTTGGCGGTGCCACCGATCCTGGCCGGCACCTACGCGGGGGTGCAGGACGTCGATCGACGGGTGGTCGATGCGGCCAGCGGCGTGGGCATGACCGGCTGGCAACGGCTATGGCAGGTCGAGTTCCCCAATGCGCTGCCGCTGTTGTTCGGTGGACTGCGCAACGCCGTCCTCCAGGTGGTCGCCACCGCGACCGTCGCCGCCTATGTCGGGCTCGGTGGTCTGGGCAGGCTGCTGCTCGACGGAATCCGGGAACCGGACTACTCGCAGGTGTTGGCGAGCGCGCTGCTCGTGGCACTGCTCGCATTGATCCTGGACGCGGTGCTGGCCACGGTGCAGTGGTTGGTCGTGCCGCGCGGCTTGCGGCCCGCAGCGAAACCGCACCGCCGTAGGCGGCAGGCGACTCCGACCGACGGCGAACCGGCGAACGCGGCGGTAGCCGGAACCCGCCCCTGA
- a CDS encoding ABC transporter ATP-binding protein, translating into MIEFQSATKRFPDGTVAVRELDLTVEAGTITVFVGPSGCGKTTSLRMVNRMVEPTSGTVLVDGVDVLSSDPARLRRGIGYVIQHAGLFPHRTVLDNIATVPLLSGWTRRKARSRAAELLELVGLAGELGSRYPAQLSGGQQQRVGVARALAADPPVLLMDEPFSAVDPVVREGLQDELLRLQNDLDKTVVFVTHDIDEAVRIGERVAVFAEGGRLAQYVAPAELLASPADDFVADFVGRDRGYRGLSFLPASDLALGEVATTEVGATRGGLSAEASAEDWVLVLDGDRRPRGWLAPDSPWRRDRDAGELAESDLVAGGSLHTDGGALRGALDAALSAPSGLGVVVDDSGRYRGVITPSRVLDLVERRRSKRGGPSAGATT; encoded by the coding sequence GTGATCGAGTTCCAATCCGCGACCAAACGCTTCCCGGACGGAACGGTGGCCGTTCGGGAGCTCGACCTCACCGTGGAGGCAGGCACCATCACGGTCTTCGTGGGACCGTCCGGCTGCGGTAAGACCACCTCGCTGCGGATGGTCAATCGGATGGTCGAACCGACCTCCGGCACGGTGCTGGTCGACGGGGTCGACGTACTGAGCTCGGATCCGGCGCGACTGCGCCGGGGGATCGGCTACGTCATCCAACACGCGGGGCTGTTCCCGCACCGGACCGTTCTGGACAACATCGCCACGGTCCCGTTGCTCTCCGGGTGGACCCGCCGCAAGGCCAGGAGCCGCGCCGCCGAGCTACTCGAACTGGTCGGTTTGGCTGGCGAACTCGGATCGCGTTACCCCGCGCAGCTCTCCGGCGGCCAGCAGCAGCGGGTCGGCGTGGCGAGGGCATTGGCCGCCGATCCGCCCGTGCTGTTGATGGACGAACCCTTCTCGGCCGTGGACCCGGTGGTCCGCGAGGGTCTCCAGGACGAGCTGCTGCGGTTGCAGAACGACCTGGACAAGACGGTCGTCTTCGTGACCCACGACATCGACGAGGCGGTCCGCATCGGCGAGCGGGTCGCGGTCTTCGCCGAGGGCGGTCGGTTGGCGCAGTATGTGGCGCCTGCCGAACTGCTGGCCTCGCCCGCCGACGATTTCGTCGCCGACTTCGTCGGCCGGGATCGCGGCTACCGAGGGCTGTCCTTCCTGCCCGCCTCGGACCTGGCCTTGGGCGAGGTCGCCACGACGGAGGTCGGCGCGACTCGGGGCGGGTTGTCCGCCGAGGCCAGTGCGGAGGACTGGGTGCTGGTGTTGGACGGCGATCGAAGACCCAGAGGTTGGCTGGCGCCGGATTCCCCATGGCGCCGGGACCGCGACGCCGGTGAGCTCGCCGAATCGGACCTGGTGGCGGGTGGCTCGCTGCACACCGACGGCGGTGCCCTGCGTGGTGCGCTGGACGCGGCCCTGTCGGCACCCTCCGGTCTCGGAGTGGTGGTGGACGACTCGGGCCGCTACCGGGGTGTGATCACCCCGAGTCGGGTGCTGGATCTGGTGGAACGTCGTCGCTCGAAGCGCGGCGGACCGTCGGCGGGAGCCACCACCTGA
- a CDS encoding ABC transporter permease — protein sequence MWEDLVRYLSSANNRELLGSQLLEHIYLSLTPLLLGVVVAVPIGWLAHRFPRVRAVLLPAASILYTVPSLALFVVIPGIIGTLVLDSINVVVALTLYTSALLLRPVIDALTAVPDHITAAATAMGYQPARRFLAVELPLAVPVLAAGLRVGAVSNISLVSVGALIGTGGLGVLFTEGFRTRYLAPIVVGIVLTLALALVVDLLLVALRRWLTPWERVEVGART from the coding sequence ATGTGGGAGGACCTGGTCCGGTACCTGAGTAGCGCCAACAATCGAGAGCTTCTCGGTTCGCAGCTACTCGAACACATCTACCTGTCGTTGACCCCGCTGCTGCTCGGTGTGGTGGTGGCGGTCCCGATCGGCTGGTTGGCGCACCGGTTCCCTCGGGTCCGCGCGGTGTTGTTGCCCGCGGCGAGCATTCTCTACACGGTGCCCTCGCTGGCCCTGTTCGTGGTGATCCCCGGAATCATCGGGACGCTGGTCCTGGACAGCATCAACGTGGTCGTCGCCCTGACCCTGTACACCAGCGCGCTGCTGTTGCGTCCGGTGATCGACGCGCTGACCGCGGTGCCGGACCACATCACCGCCGCCGCCACCGCGATGGGTTACCAACCGGCCCGCCGTTTCCTGGCCGTCGAGCTGCCGCTGGCGGTTCCGGTGCTCGCTGCGGGACTGCGGGTCGGCGCGGTGAGCAATATCAGCCTGGTCAGCGTCGGCGCGTTGATCGGCACCGGTGGTCTCGGGGTGTTGTTCACCGAGGGCTTCCGCACCAGGTACCTCGCACCGATCGTGGTGGGCATCGTGCTCACGCTGGCCTTGGCGCTGGTGGTGGACCTGCTGCTGGTCGCATTGCGTCGTTGGCTCACCCCGTGGGAGCGGGTCGAAGTGGGGGCGCGCACATGA
- a CDS encoding IclR family transcriptional regulator: MGDSSDVPALRRGLAVLGLLARRATPTSAAVISRELELPRSTTYHLLGELVRTGYVSHLPEERRYGLGMAAFELGSAYLRHDPLERLARPLLARLAQRVEHNAQLGVLHGAQAVYLSKEQPARPQTLVTDVGVRLPAELTASGRAMLAHLPAPQVRALFPGSSSFVQRTGRGPRDLPSLRRLLASERRRGWAVEDGYITESWASVASAVFDHGGRPVASVSVTFRHVCDRESDCGQIWPETAAEVRRTAADLTVRLGGTAPESD, from the coding sequence ATGGGCGATAGCAGTGACGTCCCCGCGCTTCGGCGTGGATTGGCGGTGCTGGGTCTGCTGGCCCGACGCGCGACCCCGACCTCGGCCGCGGTGATCTCCCGCGAGCTGGAACTACCCCGTTCGACGACGTATCACCTGCTCGGCGAGCTGGTCCGAACCGGCTACGTCAGTCATCTTCCCGAGGAGCGCCGCTACGGCCTGGGAATGGCGGCATTCGAACTCGGTTCCGCCTACCTACGACACGATCCCCTGGAACGGCTCGCGCGCCCGCTCTTGGCCAGGCTCGCGCAACGCGTCGAGCACAATGCCCAGCTCGGGGTGCTGCACGGCGCGCAGGCCGTCTACCTGTCCAAGGAACAGCCCGCGCGGCCGCAGACCCTGGTCACCGATGTAGGGGTGCGCCTGCCCGCCGAGCTGACGGCCTCTGGACGAGCGATGTTGGCCCATCTGCCCGCACCGCAGGTCCGGGCGTTGTTCCCCGGTTCGTCGAGTTTCGTGCAGCGAACCGGCCGGGGTCCGAGGGACCTGCCGAGTCTTCGGCGGCTGCTGGCCTCGGAACGGCGTCGCGGCTGGGCGGTGGAGGACGGCTACATCACCGAGTCCTGGGCCTCGGTCGCCTCGGCGGTCTTCGACCACGGCGGCAGGCCGGTGGCCTCGGTGAGCGTGACCTTCCGACACGTCTGCGATCGGGAGTCGGATTGCGGCCAGATCTGGCCCGAGACGGCGGCGGAGGTACGGCGGACCGCAGCGGATCTGACGGTGCGATTGGGCGGGACGGCTCCCGAATCCGATTGA
- the hutU gene encoding urocanate hydratase, with protein sequence MTTGPRTVRAARGTTLTAKSWSTEAPLRMLHNNLDPEVAERPDDLVVYGGTGKAARNWASFDAITAELTNLAEDETLLVQSGKPVGVLRTHEWAPRVLIANSNLVGDWTSWPEFRKLEHLGLTMYGQMTAGSWIYIGTQGILQGTYETFAAVAAKRFGGSLAGTLTLTAGLGGMGGAQPLAVTMNDGVALVVEVDPERARRRVETRYLDEIAEDIDDAVAKALAAKQERRARSIGLIGNAAEVFPELLRRGVAIDIVTDQTSAHDPLSYLPKGVELADWTDYAERKPDEFTDRARESMVEHVAAMVGFKDAGAEVFDYGNSIRGEAQLGGYERAFEFPGFVPAYIRPLFAEGRGPFRWAALSGDPADIRRTDEAILELFPDNKPLARWIRMAQERVEFQGLPARICWLGYGERHLAGLRFNELVASGEISAPLVLGRDHLDSGSVASPYRETEGMADGSDAIADWPLLNALINTASGATWVSIHQGGGVGMGRSIHAGQVTLADGTELAAQKIERVLTNDPGMGVLRHVDAGYDRAEEVAAERGLHVPLSSR encoded by the coding sequence GTGACCACCGGACCTCGCACCGTTCGCGCCGCCCGAGGCACCACGCTGACCGCCAAGAGCTGGAGCACCGAGGCACCGCTGCGAATGCTGCACAACAACCTCGACCCCGAGGTCGCCGAACGACCCGACGATCTCGTGGTCTACGGCGGCACCGGAAAGGCCGCCAGGAACTGGGCGAGCTTCGACGCCATCACCGCCGAGCTGACCAACCTGGCCGAGGACGAGACGCTGCTCGTCCAGTCCGGCAAGCCGGTCGGCGTGCTGCGCACCCATGAGTGGGCGCCGCGCGTGCTGATCGCGAACTCCAATCTCGTGGGCGATTGGACGAGCTGGCCGGAGTTCCGGAAGCTGGAGCACCTCGGTCTGACCATGTACGGGCAGATGACCGCCGGTTCGTGGATCTACATCGGCACCCAGGGCATCCTGCAGGGCACCTACGAGACCTTCGCCGCCGTTGCGGCCAAGCGATTCGGCGGCAGCCTCGCGGGCACCCTGACTCTCACCGCCGGACTGGGCGGCATGGGCGGCGCCCAGCCGCTGGCGGTCACCATGAACGACGGCGTCGCCCTGGTGGTGGAGGTCGACCCGGAGCGCGCTCGCCGCCGGGTGGAGACCCGCTACCTCGACGAGATCGCCGAGGACATCGACGACGCGGTGGCCAAGGCGTTGGCCGCCAAGCAGGAGCGGCGGGCCCGGTCGATCGGCCTGATCGGCAACGCCGCCGAGGTCTTCCCGGAGCTGCTGCGTCGTGGCGTGGCCATCGACATCGTCACCGACCAGACCTCGGCGCACGACCCGCTCTCGTACCTGCCCAAGGGCGTCGAGCTGGCGGACTGGACGGATTACGCCGAGCGCAAGCCGGACGAGTTCACCGACCGGGCTCGGGAATCGATGGTCGAGCACGTCGCCGCGATGGTGGGCTTCAAGGACGCGGGCGCCGAGGTCTTCGACTACGGCAACTCGATCCGGGGCGAGGCCCAGCTCGGCGGCTACGAGCGGGCCTTCGAGTTCCCCGGTTTCGTACCCGCCTACATCCGGCCGTTGTTCGCGGAGGGACGCGGCCCGTTCCGTTGGGCGGCGTTGTCCGGCGACCCGGCCGACATCCGGCGCACCGACGAGGCCATCCTGGAGCTGTTCCCGGACAACAAGCCGTTGGCCCGATGGATTCGGATGGCGCAGGAGCGGGTGGAGTTCCAGGGCCTGCCCGCCCGGATCTGCTGGCTCGGCTACGGCGAACGCCACCTGGCAGGCCTGCGATTCAACGAGCTCGTGGCCTCCGGTGAGATCAGCGCGCCCCTGGTGTTGGGTCGCGACCACCTGGACTCCGGCTCGGTGGCCTCGCCCTACCGGGAGACCGAGGGCATGGCCGACGGTTCCGACGCGATCGCCGACTGGCCGCTGCTCAATGCGCTGATCAACACGGCTTCGGGCGCCACCTGGGTATCGATCCACCAGGGCGGCGGAGTCGGGATGGGCCGGTCCATCCACGCCGGCCAGGTGACGCTGGCCGACGGCACCGAGTTGGCCGCCCAGAAGATCGAGCGGGTGTTGACCAACGACCCGGGGATGGGCGTGCTGCGGCATGTCGACGCCGGTTACGACCGGGCCGAGGAGGTCGCTGCGGAGCGTGGGTTGCACGTTCCGCTGTCCTCGCGCTGA
- the hutH gene encoding histidine ammonia-lyase, with the protein MSQPIAVGVEPLTRDQVVAVARTGAGVRITEEARTAVTTARAHIEALAEAPTPTYGVSTGFGALATRHIPQESRADLQRSLVRSHAAGAGEPVEPEVVRAMMVLRLSTLTAGHSGVRPETVAALAALIGSGLTPVVHEHGSLGCSGDLAPLSAVALTLMGEGEVLDAAGTRIPTAEAFAAHGLRPIVLAEKEGLALTNGTDGMLGMLVLAAADLADLLDIADLTAAMSVEALLATDRVFAPELQALRPHPGQARSAARLTALLAGSEIVASHRGADCNRVQDAYSLRCAPQVHGAARDTLTHAELVADRELASVIDNPVVLADGRVESNGNFHGAPVGYVLDFLAVPVADVASMAERRTDRLLDVHRSHGLPPFLAADPGVDSGYMIAQYTQAAVVSELKRLASPASVDSIPSSAMQEDHVSMGWSAARKLRRGLDGLRTVLAVELLTAARAIDLRAPLRPAPATAAALALLRTRVPGPGPDRHLAPDIAEARHLVTSGELLDVVAAQLA; encoded by the coding sequence ATGTCGCAACCGATTGCGGTGGGTGTCGAACCGCTCACCCGAGATCAGGTCGTCGCGGTCGCCAGGACCGGCGCGGGCGTCCGCATCACCGAGGAGGCCCGGACGGCGGTCACCACCGCCAGGGCGCACATCGAGGCCCTCGCCGAGGCACCGACGCCGACCTACGGCGTCTCCACCGGCTTCGGCGCGTTGGCCACCCGACACATCCCGCAGGAGAGTCGGGCCGACCTGCAACGATCGTTGGTCCGCTCGCACGCGGCCGGTGCGGGTGAGCCGGTGGAGCCCGAGGTGGTGCGGGCGATGATGGTGCTGCGGCTGAGCACCCTGACCGCCGGACACAGCGGAGTGCGGCCCGAGACCGTGGCCGCGTTGGCCGCGTTGATCGGCTCCGGGTTGACCCCGGTGGTGCACGAACACGGCTCGCTGGGCTGCTCGGGTGATCTCGCTCCGTTGTCGGCCGTCGCGCTGACCCTGATGGGCGAGGGCGAGGTCCTCGACGCCGCAGGCACTCGGATTCCCACCGCCGAGGCGTTCGCCGCCCACGGGTTGCGGCCGATCGTGCTGGCGGAGAAGGAGGGTCTGGCGCTGACCAACGGCACCGACGGCATGCTCGGCATGCTGGTGCTCGCGGCCGCCGACCTGGCGGACCTGCTTGATATCGCCGATCTGACCGCCGCGATGAGCGTCGAGGCGCTGCTGGCCACCGACCGCGTCTTCGCCCCCGAGCTGCAGGCCCTGCGCCCGCACCCCGGCCAGGCGCGTTCCGCCGCCCGGTTGACCGCGTTGCTGGCGGGTTCCGAGATCGTCGCCAGCCATCGCGGTGCGGACTGCAATCGGGTGCAGGACGCCTATTCGCTGCGGTGCGCGCCCCAGGTCCACGGCGCCGCCCGCGACACGCTGACGCACGCCGAACTGGTCGCCGACCGGGAACTCGCCTCGGTCATCGACAACCCGGTGGTGCTCGCCGATGGCCGGGTCGAGTCCAACGGCAACTTCCATGGCGCGCCCGTGGGCTATGTGTTGGACTTCCTGGCCGTGCCCGTCGCCGATGTCGCCAGCATGGCCGAGCGCCGCACCGACCGGCTTCTCGACGTGCACCGCTCGCACGGCCTCCCGCCGTTCCTGGCCGCCGACCCCGGGGTCGACTCCGGTTACATGATCGCGCAGTACACCCAGGCCGCCGTGGTCTCGGAGCTGAAGCGATTGGCCTCACCCGCTTCGGTGGACTCCATTCCGAGTTCGGCGATGCAGGAGGATCATGTGTCCATGGGCTGGTCGGCCGCACGAAAGCTGCGTCGTGGCCTGGACGGGTTGCGCACGGTGCTGGCCGTCGAGCTGCTCACCGCCGCGCGAGCCATCGACCTGCGCGCCCCGCTGCGACCCGCGCCCGCCACCGCCGCCGCCCTCGCGTTGCTCCGCACCCGTGTGCCCGGTCCCGGCCCGGACCGGCATCTCGCCCCCGACATCGCCGAGGCGCGTCACCTCGTGACCTCCGGCGAGCTGCTCGACGTCGTCGCGGCACAGCTGGCCTGA
- a CDS encoding L,D-transpeptidase yields the protein MSALVFLAGCGPAADEESAATSQPTPQEIDPVALAALPEATTFGTVEGAPTDPAPEERTGELVVHPEDELPVYDAKGGTAIATLPATQLGSPTWLPVIEQDADWYHVLLPSRPNNSTGWISAADGEIAEASNDFRIEVDLENFALAVFEADTEIGNWTVGVGSSEAPTPVGRTFLLASIEETISDFSPFTLPLGAHSDSFETYSDGPATVAIHGWPDETPFGTETSDGCIRVPDDALELLLTLPLGTVVEVS from the coding sequence TTGAGCGCATTGGTTTTCCTCGCCGGTTGTGGACCGGCCGCCGACGAGGAGTCGGCGGCGACCAGCCAACCGACGCCGCAGGAGATCGACCCGGTCGCACTCGCCGCGCTCCCGGAGGCCACCACCTTCGGCACGGTCGAAGGGGCGCCGACCGACCCGGCCCCCGAGGAGCGGACCGGCGAACTCGTCGTCCACCCCGAGGACGAACTACCGGTGTACGACGCCAAGGGCGGCACCGCGATCGCCACACTGCCCGCCACCCAGCTCGGGTCGCCGACCTGGCTGCCGGTCATCGAGCAGGACGCGGACTGGTATCACGTCCTGCTGCCCTCTCGGCCGAACAACTCCACCGGCTGGATCAGCGCCGCCGATGGCGAGATCGCCGAGGCGAGCAACGATTTCCGGATCGAGGTCGATCTGGAGAACTTCGCACTCGCCGTCTTCGAGGCGGACACCGAGATCGGCAATTGGACCGTCGGTGTCGGAAGCAGCGAGGCACCCACTCCGGTGGGCCGGACATTCCTATTGGCCTCCATCGAGGAGACCATCAGCGACTTCAGTCCCTTCACTCTTCCACTCGGCGCACACTCCGATTCGTTCGAGACATATTCGGACGGCCCCGCCACCGTCGCCATTCACGGCTGGCCGGATGAGACTCCGTTCGGCACGGAGACCAGCGACGGATGTATTCGAGTTCCCGACGACGCACTGGAACTACTGCTGACCCTGCCATTGGGCACCGTCGTCGAGGTCAGCTGA
- a CDS encoding ABC transporter substrate-binding protein — MRQPGRSRVVRRGLAVLAAGTVLVTGACGGGDPLDPQREAAEGGEIIVGSADFAENQLLMEMYAEVLREGGAEVSTRPGVGNREFIVDGLQDGSLTVVPEYTGNLLHHFAEVAPGTSAEEIVTELDASLPEGLEILAPAEAENSDVLVVTQETSERLDLTSLADIGEQCDELVLGAAGEWAGRWVEPIAEIYDCTFSEIRTTDAGGPITVDELAAGNVDVANLFTTMSAIEENGFVELEDPEQLYPAQQVIPLARADALDDEQRAALDELAAALNTENLKEMVRRIEVDRENYADVAQEFVAGL; from the coding sequence ATGAGACAGCCAGGAAGATCGCGAGTCGTCCGACGGGGACTGGCCGTGCTGGCGGCGGGCACGGTATTGGTGACCGGCGCCTGCGGCGGTGGCGATCCGCTCGACCCGCAGCGTGAGGCCGCCGAGGGCGGGGAGATCATCGTCGGCTCGGCCGACTTCGCCGAGAATCAACTCCTGATGGAGATGTACGCCGAGGTGCTGCGCGAGGGCGGCGCCGAGGTGAGCACCCGTCCGGGCGTGGGCAACCGGGAATTCATCGTCGACGGACTCCAGGACGGGTCGCTGACCGTTGTTCCGGAGTACACCGGCAACCTGTTGCACCATTTCGCCGAGGTCGCGCCGGGTACCTCGGCCGAGGAGATCGTCACCGAGCTGGACGCCTCGCTGCCGGAGGGCTTGGAGATCCTCGCACCGGCCGAGGCCGAGAACAGCGACGTGCTGGTGGTGACGCAGGAGACGTCCGAACGGCTGGACCTGACCTCGTTGGCCGACATCGGCGAGCAGTGCGACGAGCTGGTTCTCGGCGCGGCGGGGGAGTGGGCTGGCCGGTGGGTGGAGCCCATCGCCGAGATCTACGACTGCACCTTCAGCGAGATCAGGACCACCGACGCGGGCGGCCCGATCACGGTCGACGAGCTCGCGGCGGGCAACGTCGACGTGGCGAACCTGTTCACCACGATGTCGGCGATCGAGGAGAACGGGTTCGTGGAGTTGGAGGACCCGGAGCAGCTCTACCCCGCCCAGCAGGTGATTCCGCTGGCCAGGGCCGACGCCCTCGACGACGAGCAGCGGGCCGCGCTCGACGAGCTGGCCGCCGCCCTGAACACCGAGAACCTCAAGGAGATGGTCCGCCGGATCGAGGTCGATCGGGAGAACTACGCCGACGTTGCGCAGGAGTTCGTCGCCGGACTCTGA
- a CDS encoding choice-of-anchor P family protein — protein sequence MSKTAHASAGLAVVIGLAFSSVLPAAAQETTGTATSSAFALGAEGLIAIQPTPHLTGEHGFQQRSVLDLNVAGGLVEAGVLNTEVDTYRAAASVTDLRVGLGAATLVDLGLGDLAATAVEATCEQGQGDSRLVGASLGGIALDAAAPPNTGVDVPGLATVLLNRQVTGDDGSLTVTALSIELAGLQSIDIASATCAAGAETPAPEPEPEPEPEPSKPAEPEPSEPGDEEPGDEEQPPPAPRPTPIRGHHPVTG from the coding sequence GTGTCCAAGACTGCACATGCATCGGCCGGCCTGGCCGTTGTTATCGGCCTCGCATTCAGCTCGGTCCTGCCCGCAGCGGCACAGGAGACGACCGGAACGGCCACCAGCTCGGCGTTCGCACTCGGCGCCGAGGGGCTGATCGCCATCCAGCCGACGCCGCACCTGACCGGCGAGCACGGTTTTCAGCAACGCTCGGTGTTGGACTTGAACGTGGCAGGCGGACTGGTCGAGGCCGGGGTGCTCAACACCGAGGTCGACACCTACCGCGCCGCCGCGAGCGTCACCGACCTGCGGGTCGGTCTCGGCGCGGCAACCCTGGTGGATCTCGGCCTCGGCGACCTCGCCGCGACCGCGGTGGAGGCCACCTGTGAGCAGGGTCAGGGCGACAGCAGGTTGGTCGGAGCGAGCCTTGGCGGCATCGCACTGGACGCCGCGGCTCCCCCGAACACCGGAGTGGACGTTCCCGGACTGGCCACTGTGCTGCTGAACCGCCAGGTCACAGGCGACGACGGGTCGTTGACCGTCACCGCGCTGTCCATCGAGCTCGCGGGCCTGCAGAGCATCGACATCGCGTCCGCCACCTGCGCGGCGGGCGCCGAGACTCCCGCGCCCGAACCGGAGCCGGAGCCTGAGCCGGAGCCCAGCAAGCCCGCCGAGCCCGAGCCGTCCGAGCCCGGCGACGAGGAGCCCGGTGACGAGGAGCAGCCGCCGCCCGCGCCTCGGCCGACGCCGATCCGAGGCCATCACCCCGTGACCGGCTGA